Below is a window of Phoenix dactylifera cultivar Barhee BC4 chromosome 7, palm_55x_up_171113_PBpolish2nd_filt_p, whole genome shotgun sequence DNA.
AGGGCATCGCGACTTCGCGATTTGGGAGGCGGGGCCTTCCTCTACCTCCACAGTGCCGGCGCGAATGGCAGAAGACCGACGGTGGACGGCGGAGCGCCTGGTAtgccgtctctctctctctctctcttctctcctcatGGTATCTGTCAAGTCTTAGACCCACCACCCTCAGCAGGCTGGAGCGGGAAGAGGGGAGGGTCGAGGAGGCTTCGCCATGGCTAGGTTTTTCGATCTCGAAGCTCTTGGGTTCGCCGTTGCTAGGGTTTTGGATTTCCATTTTTCGCTCTCTTACTCATTCTCTCtcattccctctctctctctctcacactcaAACAATTTGACTTCCCATTTAGCTCTATAAATCTGCAAGGCTTTGAGGACCTCCATTCACTGTGATGCTAAGTGACTAACTTCATTCCCTCTCTTAGCTCCCACTAATAATTCGCTAATTTGATCCCTCAGTTGATAGTAGATGGTTAATAACGAGGTAGACTTGAAGAAAAACCCAATGTATTCCGATGAATcaaggtcttttttttttttttcttttaaaagaaaattaattcagTTAGAATTTCTTGCTGGTGGACACTTGGTAGCAAAtgttaacctttttttttttttttgcaagtgTGTAGTCCATCTCTTGTCATTCTTCCATGCATGGTTAATGTTGAAAACTAACTTTCATTTAATTGACGTTGCAAACTTTCTTATCCAGTGAATTGCTCCTGGTGGCTGAGAAGTCGATGGAAGCTCCACTCTTTGATGAATTCCGATAAAAGAGAAACATTGTTATAGTTGCTGTTTATCGTTTAAACTTGAGTTAAGACTACCAAAAACAAACAAATTCTCTTTTGATTGGAGAAATCTCGACCTCATTTGATCTTCTGGAGGCTTTTTTTTCAATCCAATCTGATAGTAATATGATCAAACTCTATCAGAAATCCTCAATTGGATGGAAGGCATTGATAAGAATGTACAGCTCCAACAGCAAGAATGCCCCAGATGTCATTGACCCCACCAAGAGGCTATGCAAGATCATGATGTCTTGCCCCAGTGTCAGCCTTGAGCGTGCCCTCGACGAGACCGGTATTCGCATCTCAACGGAGCTGGCTGAGGCAGTCATCAAGCGGTTTGAGAATGCGGGCATGCTTGCATACCGGTTCTTTGAGTGGACCCGCAAGCAGCGGGGCTTCTCCCACAGTGTCAGGGCCTACCACACCATGATTGGCTCCCTCGCCAAGATCAGACAGTACCAGCTCATGTGGGACCTTGTTGCTGCCATGCGCCGCGAAGGCATTCTGAATATCGAGACATTCTGCGTGATAATGAGAAAGTATGCACGGGCGAAGAAGTTTGATGAAGCCATCTACGCCTTCAATGTCATGGATAAGTTCGGCGTGGTGCCGAATTTGGCAGCATTCAATAGCCTTCTCAGTGCATTCTGCAAATCCAAGAATGTGAGGAAGGCCCAGGAGATATTTGACAAAATGAATGACCAGTTTGCACCGGATGCCAAGACTTACAGTATCTTGCTTGAAGGGTGGGGGAGGGCCCCAAATTTGCCCAAGATGCGAGAGGTTTACCAAGAAATGATTGATAAGGGCTGCAAGCCGGATATCATCACGTATGGGATTATGGTTGATGCCCTTTGCAAGGCAGGCCGGGTGGAAGAGGCAGTTAGTGTTGTTAGGGACATGAGATTCAATGGTTGCCCGCCAACATCGTTTATTTACAGTGTCTTGGTTCATACTTATGGAGTTGAGAGGAGAATAGAGGATGCGGTGGATACATTCTTGAAGATGGAGAAGAATGGTATTAAGCCTGATGTGGCAGTGTACAATGCACTGATCAGTGCATTTTGTAGAGTAAATagatttgagaatgcttttagAGTTCTGGGGGATATGGAGGATAAGGGCATTCCTCCCAATTCGAGGACCTGCAATATTATTCTGAGCAGCTTGATAAGTCTTGGGAAGAATGATGAGGCATATAGGGTTTTCCGCCAGATGATTAAGCATTGCGAGCCTGACTCAGATACATATACGATGATGATAAAAATGTTCTGTGAGAATGATAGGTTGGAGATGGCTTTGAAAGTGTGGAAATACATGGGCTCGAAGCAGTTTGTTCCAAGCATGCACACCTTTTCTGTGCTTATCAATGGGTTGTGCGAGAAGGGCGAAGTGAATCGGGCTAGTGTCATGTTAGAAGAAATGATTGAAAAGGGTATCAGACCGCCAGGTTCAACATTCGGAAAGTTAAGacaattacttttgaaagaaggCAGAGAAGATATACTTGAATTTCTGTTGGAGAAAATGAAGATTCTGGTTCAAGAACCTTTGTACGATTGAGAGATGATAACATTATGTTCTATAATGAGTTTGTGTATATTTTTATACTGAAGTGCTTGACGCTTTACCTGCAAAGGAATCAGCTTGCAGTGTATTACACAAGGTCTTCAGCTTCATGAAAGTATTATGATTCTCAAACACCAAAAGTTGTTTGCTGACCCATCCCTATGGCTCATTTACTGGGTACTTATCGATTGGATGCCTTGCCTCAACAAAATACCAAAGTCATCGAGCAGCGCAGGTCAGTCTCTTCCTGCTCCGTTGCTTCTCGCTGTTTCCCTTATGGATCTGGTAAAATTATTAGCCACCATGTGTATCTAATGTATTGCATTAGCTTGTCACTTCATTAAAGCAAGTAATGCGCAGCAGAGAAGCATATTTTGCAAGTAAAACATCACATaatactttttttatttatgatttCTTCTGCTTTCTACATTGTTTGAGGTGGAAATGACTGATATGCTTATGGAATTGTTTGAGTACAATTGAAATCTTGTAAATCAGTGATTCCCAAGCCACCCCAAAATTTTGCTTTTTACATCCTCAACCACTTATGGGACAAAAGCCACCAGCAACTGAAGAAGAGCCCTTCCAAAGGAAGCCCCTTCAGATCTTTCAATTATCGTGACAACCCATtttgaagaaaggaaaaatgagaagTAATATGATGAAAGGGATGAGAGAACTTGAGTAATAAGAGATAGCCTTCCTCCCATGGACAATGATTTTCCTTTCAAAACTGAGAGCCTTGTTTCGAATCTGTCTAGCAAAGGAAGCCAATCTGCATCTTTTAGCTTATTGGGTCTCAATGGTAGACCCAAGTATTTGATAGGAAAGAAATCCCTTTTGCAGTCAAGGATTTGAGCTAAAAGATTGCCTTTTCATCATGAGGCCCCTTATAAACAAGAGAGGATTTTAGGAAATTGATTCTCATTCCTGATATGCTTTCATAGAGGTGTAGAACCAGCTTCGAATAAGATCTATTAGATATATTAGCAGGATTGAAGATCAGGGTATCATCTGCAAACGGAAGGATGGATGCTTTGTTTGATAATTGATCAGTCCTGATACCCTCAATCGTGCCATTAGCAGTAGCCAGAGACAACATTCTGGAAAGGACATCAGCATATATGATAGAAGGAAGAGGGCTGAGAGGATCACCTTGTCTCAGTCCTcttcttcacttgacccatttgcCAAGAGTACCATTGAGTAAAATGGCGGATTTAACATGAGAAATGTATGCTTTGATCCAGCCATGTAGAAATGAAGTCCCCTGATTTGTAATAATTTAAACAGAAATTTCCATCAGACCTTGTTGAAAGCCTTTTCAAAATCAAATTAAGTTAATCTCACTGAGAAGTCAATGAGTGGGAAGctagaataggatttctagatACTAGTGCTGTCCCATTAGGGTAATAGCaggataaaatgaattgatatgttAACTACTTTACCATGGTTCCTTGCTAAATGGTAGACCTAGAAAGGGAACTCCAAAGGAATGGTGTACAGTTTGGAATTTGATGAATTTAAAGGATGGGTACAGATTCGATATTTCAGCTAGGATTCAAAGTATATACACCAAGAACAGAGAGGGTAGAGATGTGGGATATTGCCTTATCTGTGTTCCAGTCAGTGCTCCCGCTAAATTCAAACCATCAACTCTCTGCttgattttcctttttcctgTGCAAGGCCTCTTCGTTGCCCtgatttcttcctcttttctcttggaTTGGGAACTAGAATCTTCTGCAAATCATTTACCACCATTTTCTGGAGCCATGTGTGCGCCACCGTTTTGCTTATCGTTGCTGATTTTGCTGTTGCTGCTTATACGTTTGTCAGAATACCCACCGTTGCTATTTTATTTGCATTTGTGACATTTATTGCTTTTGATTTGCTGAACTCGCATTAAGAACAAGCAAGTTTGTAAATCTAGTTTGTAGGGCTTTGCACAACTACTACTAAGGAGCTATCTTATAGGTTTCTTATTTGTTTACGTATTTGGAAGACTGGTCCTTAATGAGGGTTGCAACTAGTGCAATTGTCATcctaatttaaaaataagaaatagaaACCATGTAAAAATAGTATTATGGGTGAAAACGggtacagtttttttttttttcctttggttgGACAATGGGCCAAGCGAAAGTACCCATGATGTTCAAAACATTCTTGGGAATGTATACGTATGCATAAATTTATGCATGTACATGTATTTAAACATTTGGTAAACTGAAGGAGCTAGTTTGTAAGGCTGCTTGTTAATCAAAACTTTTCAAGCTTTCAACAGTCATTTGGAATGAAGAATGATTGGAAAAACTAAAGATGTCAACCTGGAGGATATTTATGAGAGTATCAGAATCTTAAGGTGACTAGGAAGTGGGGGAAGGTTTTCATTGAAATGCTTTTTAGTTCCAGTTACTAATTGTAAAGCTTCTCTAAATTGTGGCAAGCATGTGATGGCATATTGATACAAAAGTCATGGTTGGTAAACTTGACTCCCCCTAATGGTCAGTATATATTCagcttgattttttttcatgatGACTTCTTATTTACTTATATTCTTCTTTCTCACCTGCAGTGTTGTCAAAAGATTTGCCTAGGCATCCGCCTAGGCACTTAGAGAGCCTAGATTGCTTAGGCAATGACCAACTAGGCACCCTTACATTAAAGGATATAAACTCCATTTTGTCGTTCTGTTGCTTTCTTGCTTTATTTTAGTTCCACTATTACAAACAAAATAAACTTATTTTAATTAAGTAGaagcatattttaatatttattttgagtTTTCCCATTGCTTCCCCTATCTCTCTCAACCTGATACCTCACCCATCTCTTGATGCTAAGGCAAATAATTAGCCCTCTACCAGCTATCATCGACCCATTTGCCTATGCACCATGGACCAAAGGCTCTTGTGGAGCCTAACAGCCCTCCAGGTGGCTACTGACAATTGTCATCAGTCCAAAGGCTGCTAAAAGTTTTTTATATTATGTTTTCATACTCATTCTTTTCCATTCCTTTTCTGTTCTCACATTaatcttttcctctcttcttatttggaagttctttttttttttctcttcctcttttcttctccttttcatccatatttttgtctatttcccaatttttttaaatttttatccgAGTTACATTTTTTTGGATGTAAATATAGGATTTCAATTATGCTTATGagttttagattttactttcgtaagactcatcaaatattttacttttcagatttagattttaataatatgATTTTGTTATCACCTTTTACTCCTATATTCTAACTTAGTTGATTAACCTATGATGGaatcttgccattgtttaattaGTCTAAGTCTTGTTATAATATAAATGataaatttgattttgtatatgTATGATttaaaagagagaagaggtTGATTGTGTTATTATTGGGCTTTTATATTTTGTTGACCTTTTAAGAAATTAGGGGCTGCCTAGGAAATTATTGGTCCTTGCCGGCTAGGGGCTGCCTAGCCGTCTTGACACTCTTGCTCACAGCAAGTGCATTGGTGGTAACATGGTTAAAATAGTGCACATTATTTTTGAGAATCCTATGCTTGAAAACCAGATTGATGAGGCTGTTTTTGTTTATGCAGGAGGTGACGACTTCGAGAGGAGTGGGAAGGGTTATTTAACTTAGCTTTCTGTAGATATATAATAATCTGAGGCACATGGGTTTTACTGAAGCAATAATGAGGGAGCTAAGTAGGATTAGGAAGTCTTCGAGTACAGATTTTATAACCTATATAAATCCTCCTTTTCTTTCAGTGAAATTTATATGAATTTGTGTAATGGAAAGGCACAGCTCTTGAGGAGCACTTGCTTGTATTTTTTGGGCAAAAAGAGGCAACAAGCAAACTAGGAGAGAGTGGAGGGAGACTCTGATGcaaatattgaagaaaaatgg
It encodes the following:
- the LOC103712419 gene encoding pentatricopeptide repeat-containing protein At1g77360, mitochondrial — protein: MIKLYQKSSIGWKALIRMYSSNSKNAPDVIDPTKRLCKIMMSCPSVSLERALDETGIRISTELAEAVIKRFENAGMLAYRFFEWTRKQRGFSHSVRAYHTMIGSLAKIRQYQLMWDLVAAMRREGILNIETFCVIMRKYARAKKFDEAIYAFNVMDKFGVVPNLAAFNSLLSAFCKSKNVRKAQEIFDKMNDQFAPDAKTYSILLEGWGRAPNLPKMREVYQEMIDKGCKPDIITYGIMVDALCKAGRVEEAVSVVRDMRFNGCPPTSFIYSVLVHTYGVERRIEDAVDTFLKMEKNGIKPDVAVYNALISAFCRVNRFENAFRVLGDMEDKGIPPNSRTCNIILSSLISLGKNDEAYRVFRQMIKHCEPDSDTYTMMIKMFCENDRLEMALKVWKYMGSKQFVPSMHTFSVLINGLCEKGEVNRASVMLEEMIEKGIRPPGSTFGKLRQLLLKEGREDILEFLLEKMKILVQEPLYD